In one Trichosurus vulpecula isolate mTriVul1 chromosome 8, mTriVul1.pri, whole genome shotgun sequence genomic region, the following are encoded:
- the FOXI2 gene encoding forkhead box protein I2, whose translation MKVPGQPSASPPGPSGQQHPPSAQELLDLAVYGDHLSLYQPGLPQHPHRSSRAPSVASTGFGLSDYGGAGANPYLWLNGPALSQPSYLPSYGCPGQRPFLPSSSGFGAAAAELTWLSLSNQQELLKIMRPPYSYSALIAMAIENAPDKKLTLSQIYQYVEGTFPFYKKSKAGWQNSIRHNLSLNDCFKKVPRDEDDPGKGNYWTLDPNCEKMFDHGNFRRKRKRRGDPNGTGTLGAVSKSEDNSSGTLKNPSENLGLIDSTSPELLSSPSSGTESKPPLLTIEPSPCLSGFTSTMGALANGCGVFPRHFTGAGGGPVGDLALGRQVSPGLSSYPACSNTAHGVDLGPQAQIQHMNGHATSFHNFHVNNLIYSREGTEV comes from the exons ATGAAAGTTCCGGGGCAGCCGTCAGCCAGCCCGCCGGGCCCCTCGGGCCAGCAACATCCCCCCAGTGCCCAGGAACTGTTGGATTTGGCCGTCTACGGAGACCACCTGAGCCTCTACCAGCCAGGACTACCCCAGCACCCTCACCGCTCGTCAAGAGCCCCCTCGGTGGCCTCCACCGGCTTCGGGCTCTCTGACTACGGCGGTGCGGGAGCCAACCCCTACCTGTGGCTCAATGGGCCGGCCCTCAGCCAGCCCTCGTACCTACCCAGCTACGGCTGCCCAGGTCAGCGCCCGTTCCTGCCCTCTTCGTCCGGCTTCGGTGCGGCCGCGGCCGAACTCACCTGGTTGTCGCTGTCCAACCAACAGGAGCTCCTTAAGATAATGCGGCCGCCTTACTCGTACTCGGCGCTCATCGCCATGGCCATCGAGAACGCTCCTGACAAGAAGCTTACTTTGAGCCAGATCTATCAATACGTGGAGGGCACCTTCCCCTTCTACAAAAAGAGCAAGGCCGGCTGGCAGAACTCTATCCGTCACAACCTTTCCCTCAATGACTGCTTCAAGAAGGTGCCGCGTGATGAAGATGACCCAG GGAAAGGAAATTACTGGACCTTGGACCCAAACTGTGAGAAAATGTTTGATCATGGAAACTTccggagaaagaggaaaagacgAGGGGACCCCAATGGGACAGGGACACTGGGAGCTGTCTCTAAGTCTGAAGACAACAGTTCTGGGACCCTCAAAAACCCATCGGAGAACCTAGGCCTCATTGACTCCACCTCCCCAGAACTGCTTAGCTCACCCAGCTCTGGGACTGAGTCCAAACCCCCCCTACTAACTATAGAGCCCAGCCCATGTCTCTCTGGCTTCACTTCCACTATGGGGGCCCTGGCTAATGGCTGTGGAGTCTTCCCCAGGCACTTCACAGGAGCAGGAGGTGGACCAGTGGGGGACTTAGCTCTGGGAAGGCAGGTGAGCCCTGGCCTCAGCTCCTACCCAGCTTGTTCCAACACAGCACATGGTGTAGATCTTGGCCCCCAGGCTCAGATCCAACACATGAATGGTCATGCCACCAGCTTTCATAACTTCCATGTCAACAACTTGATCTATAGCAGAGAAGGGACTGAGGTTTAG